From a single Spongiibacter taiwanensis genomic region:
- a CDS encoding SWIM zinc finger family protein: MIRLAGEAAYKRGVGYYREDRVGPLRHKGKSVIAEVDGSETYQVVLTHTGKVFEGVCDCPASDGVDFCKHCVAAALVYRDALQQELQLQSSKNKDRLPTYLMGMSKEALVELLMEQLKNDRDMLAQLTIKADLAAGKLNDRAIKKQITAAMPLNRNLFRYAQVRSYFARLETVLDNLDSVILDLPPAKALALIDYSFDRIERALHTIDDSGGFRLAVLAQLGRWHRHILDASALTEAQLAQYLFERFMSPACDFYPEIPGDYRDLLGDAGMRDFIALIRQAWDALPPMQEKDWERMGDYYHLRGPLEDDAETRQDHQLIIDLHAKTAVDFRDFLMQSERCLEHGQLDQALVWRQRAERVAGKQYHYAQALEDNQIAIDLYNKQYAPVVELLWQRFAKQPGMEGYQKILAIPKQRDGKSNRNKAIELATIAAANTSNAYLCWQGRNTLAELYLHFEQPEDALRIAETHQLESVLLVQVAQANPDHAGRGLPLLYGAVRHLIDQSNNKSYQDAIDILKHARALAGDRYRAAIIDELAGILVEYKRKRNFCSWVREAFAEVS, encoded by the coding sequence TTGATTCGGCTTGCCGGTGAAGCAGCCTACAAACGCGGCGTGGGCTATTACCGTGAGGATCGGGTGGGCCCGCTGCGCCACAAAGGCAAAAGCGTTATTGCCGAGGTGGATGGCAGTGAGACTTACCAAGTAGTGTTAACGCACACCGGCAAAGTATTCGAAGGTGTCTGTGATTGCCCAGCATCTGATGGCGTTGATTTTTGCAAGCACTGTGTTGCCGCGGCGCTGGTATACCGGGATGCCCTGCAACAAGAGCTGCAATTGCAAAGTAGCAAAAATAAAGATCGGTTGCCCACCTACTTGATGGGCATGAGCAAGGAAGCCCTCGTTGAGCTTCTGATGGAACAGCTTAAAAATGACCGGGATATGCTGGCACAACTGACTATCAAAGCAGACCTGGCCGCCGGTAAGCTCAATGATCGTGCGATAAAAAAGCAGATTACCGCTGCCATGCCCCTCAATCGCAATCTGTTCCGTTACGCCCAAGTGCGCAGTTACTTTGCCCGGCTTGAGACCGTGCTGGATAACCTGGACAGCGTGATTCTCGATTTACCGCCCGCCAAGGCCCTGGCGTTGATCGACTACAGCTTTGACCGCATCGAGCGTGCCCTGCACACCATTGATGATTCCGGCGGCTTTCGGCTAGCTGTGCTGGCGCAGCTGGGTCGTTGGCATCGCCATATTCTGGATGCTTCAGCGCTGACAGAGGCGCAATTGGCGCAATACCTGTTTGAGCGCTTTATGAGTCCTGCCTGCGATTTTTATCCGGAGATTCCCGGGGATTACCGAGACTTGCTGGGCGATGCCGGTATGCGCGATTTTATCGCCCTGATAAGACAGGCCTGGGATGCATTGCCGCCGATGCAGGAAAAAGACTGGGAGCGCATGGGGGACTACTACCACCTGCGCGGCCCTTTAGAGGACGATGCTGAAACCCGCCAGGACCATCAGCTGATCATCGACCTGCATGCTAAAACCGCCGTGGACTTTCGGGATTTTTTGATGCAGTCCGAGCGGTGCCTGGAGCACGGCCAGCTGGACCAAGCCTTGGTCTGGCGCCAGCGGGCAGAGCGCGTGGCTGGCAAACAATACCACTACGCCCAAGCACTGGAAGATAACCAGATTGCCATTGACCTCTACAATAAACAGTACGCGCCAGTGGTGGAGCTGCTATGGCAGCGTTTTGCCAAACAGCCCGGGATGGAAGGCTACCAAAAGATATTGGCGATACCCAAGCAAAGGGACGGCAAAAGCAACCGCAACAAAGCCATCGAACTGGCCACTATCGCGGCCGCAAACACCAGCAACGCCTATTTGTGTTGGCAGGGTAGAAACACCCTGGCTGAACTTTATCTGCATTTTGAACAACCTGAAGATGCATTGCGCATTGCCGAAACGCATCAGCTTGAGTCGGTTCTGCTTGTTCAGGTAGCCCAGGCCAACCCCGACCACGCTGGACGCGGCTTACCTCTGCTCTACGGCGCCGTACGACATCTGATCGACCAGAGTAATAACAAAAGCTATCAGGACGCCATCGACATCCTTAAACACGCCAGAGCGTTAGCCGGTGACCGGTATCGCGCCGCCATTATAGATGAATTGGCGGGGATTTTGGTGGAGTACAAACGAAAGCGGAATTTTTGTAGCTGGGTTCGGGAAGCCTTCGCTGAGGTGTCTTAA
- the cas5e gene encoding type I-E CRISPR-associated protein Cas5/CasD encodes MDYLLFRLYGPLASWGNIAIGESRHSFHGPTKSAVMGLVAAALGIRREEESQHLRLNREYHMASALFSQGSLLRDYHTVQAPDTVGKFTYRSRRDELVIGKDRLGTVLSSREYRSDALAWVALRAEDGVPYTLEQIADGLRTPIFTLYLGRKSCPLAAPLDPQLVVADGFAEAFKKYQPRGISPVLERQSERFERDVLCRDQSVEYCWEGNVEDFGSEGRLDKSQLLSETQHDRLNSRRRWQYAPRQIYHYRTKEGV; translated from the coding sequence ATGGATTATCTGCTGTTTCGGCTTTACGGCCCCCTGGCCAGTTGGGGGAATATTGCCATTGGCGAATCCCGGCACAGCTTTCATGGGCCAACAAAATCTGCGGTGATGGGGCTGGTGGCGGCAGCTCTGGGTATTCGCCGTGAGGAGGAGTCCCAGCATCTGCGGTTGAATCGCGAGTATCACATGGCGTCAGCCTTGTTCAGCCAAGGCAGTTTGTTGCGGGACTACCACACGGTGCAGGCACCGGATACTGTAGGAAAATTTACCTATCGCAGTCGTCGAGATGAGTTGGTGATCGGCAAAGACCGTCTGGGTACGGTGCTTTCCAGTCGCGAATATCGTAGCGATGCCCTGGCATGGGTGGCTTTGCGTGCAGAGGACGGGGTTCCCTATACCCTTGAGCAGATTGCAGATGGATTGCGAACGCCCATATTTACGCTCTACCTAGGGCGTAAGTCCTGCCCGCTGGCCGCCCCGCTTGATCCACAACTTGTTGTTGCTGACGGCTTTGCAGAGGCATTTAAAAAGTATCAACCCCGTGGGATTTCTCCCGTACTGGAAAGACAGTCAGAGCGTTTTGAGCGGGATGTTCTTTGCCGTGATCAATCGGTGGAGTATTGCTGGGAGGGTAACGTTGAGGATTTTGGTAGTGAAGGGCGATTGGATAAAAGCCAATTACTCAGTGAGACACAACACGACCGCCTGAACTCCCGGAGACGCTGGCAGTATGCCCCCCGACAGATTTATCACTACCGTACCAAGGAGGGTGTGTAA
- the cas3 gene encoding CRISPR-associated helicase Cas3': protein MDEKVIASEPVPDFYRYWGKAKRDDVSPGPDYHLLAYHSLDVAACGWLLMSEEYPYVARIAETLGIDEHQLRRLFVLFLCLHDLGKFARAFQGLAPGLSAQLVAPMPGMSYEVRHDSLGFWLWRESAELQDVFAKAFNVDQKQVRRLHQLDTWLEIVTGHHGQPPQYPGNIRLLDHFDKSDIASAVSFSGEMLRWWLQAEDLGFLQDKALNKELKSQSWCLAGLAVLADWLGSNQRYFGYCAQRVPLKDYWEESALPSARKALAQSGLQRRPVQGFESIRQLFPFVETPTPLQHYAISQPLVEEPQLFILEDVTGAGKTEAAMVLVHRLMSVGLADGLYVGLPTMATANAMYGRMAECYRALYPQSERPSLILAHGARHLSAEFSDSVGWGNQQPSDVDYASGEASASAYCNAWFADNRKKALLADIGVGTIDQGLLGVLPARHQSLRLVGLSRKVLLIDEVHAYDPYMKKLLENLLEMHAGQGGSAILLSATLPYQMKRDLIAAYAKGTGKDMSALDSTAYPLATQFPAIAEPQCALATRPEVARRVEVQRLNGVDAALALIAETVAQGQCVCWIRNTVDDARWARQQVRNILASDEVVQLFHSRYVMLDRQNIEADVLARFGKHSDGAKRKGRVLVSTQVVEQSLDLDFDVLISDLAPIDLLLQRAGRLHRHRRDAQGNPVDSPGEADQRPPAVFYVHSPDPQDDADENWLDGQKGTLAVYRDLGQLWRSAKVLFSRGGYRMPEDARELIESVYSSATSLITPEAIEEASFSADGDRRAAASMAGFNMLDMSKGYTRKSNDAGWGEEVNVPTRLSDASVSVVLVKPDGEGSWRAYAEHPHYPWDLSTVSMRENLWRQAEKALSSELIKQMADLQENHNALKWKRLFPLAGVLDSYYDQEVGWLGGPAEAGNGQ from the coding sequence ATGGATGAAAAGGTAATTGCCTCCGAACCCGTACCGGATTTTTATCGGTATTGGGGCAAGGCCAAAAGAGACGATGTGTCACCAGGGCCAGACTATCATCTGTTGGCTTATCACAGTCTGGATGTGGCGGCCTGTGGCTGGCTGTTAATGTCGGAGGAATACCCTTACGTAGCGCGAATTGCAGAGACTTTGGGTATTGATGAACATCAGCTGCGTCGCTTGTTTGTGCTGTTTCTGTGTCTGCACGATCTCGGCAAATTTGCCCGGGCATTTCAGGGGCTAGCACCCGGCTTATCTGCACAACTCGTCGCGCCAATGCCCGGTATGAGTTATGAGGTGCGCCATGATTCCCTGGGTTTTTGGCTGTGGCGGGAGTCTGCTGAGCTTCAAGACGTGTTTGCCAAGGCATTTAATGTAGATCAAAAGCAAGTGCGGCGGTTGCATCAGCTCGATACTTGGTTAGAGATTGTGACCGGTCATCATGGCCAGCCTCCCCAGTATCCAGGAAATATCCGCCTTCTTGATCATTTTGATAAATCCGATATTGCCTCCGCGGTGAGCTTCTCGGGAGAAATGCTTAGGTGGTGGTTGCAAGCGGAAGACCTCGGCTTTTTGCAGGATAAAGCGCTGAACAAGGAACTTAAAAGCCAGTCCTGGTGCTTGGCGGGATTGGCTGTGCTGGCGGATTGGTTGGGGTCCAATCAGCGCTATTTCGGTTACTGCGCTCAACGCGTTCCTTTAAAAGACTATTGGGAGGAAAGCGCGCTGCCCTCGGCCCGTAAAGCACTGGCGCAATCGGGCCTCCAGCGCCGCCCCGTGCAAGGATTTGAATCGATCAGACAGTTATTTCCTTTTGTCGAAACGCCTACCCCTTTGCAGCATTACGCCATTTCACAGCCGCTAGTAGAAGAGCCTCAGCTTTTTATTCTGGAAGATGTGACGGGTGCAGGTAAAACCGAAGCGGCGATGGTGCTGGTTCATCGCCTGATGAGCGTCGGATTGGCGGATGGCCTATATGTTGGCTTGCCCACGATGGCCACCGCCAATGCTATGTATGGACGCATGGCGGAGTGTTATCGGGCCCTCTATCCACAGTCAGAACGGCCTTCTTTGATTTTGGCCCACGGGGCCAGGCATTTATCGGCGGAGTTTTCCGACTCTGTTGGTTGGGGGAACCAGCAGCCAAGTGACGTTGATTACGCAAGTGGCGAAGCCAGCGCCTCTGCCTATTGCAATGCCTGGTTTGCTGATAACCGCAAAAAGGCGCTGCTCGCTGATATTGGGGTTGGGACGATAGATCAGGGGCTGTTGGGCGTTTTACCAGCACGCCATCAATCTTTGAGATTGGTGGGTCTGAGTCGAAAGGTTTTGCTGATTGACGAAGTACACGCCTATGACCCCTATATGAAAAAGCTGTTGGAAAACCTGCTTGAAATGCATGCCGGCCAGGGTGGCAGCGCCATATTGCTGTCGGCAACGCTGCCGTATCAAATGAAACGCGATTTGATCGCCGCTTACGCCAAGGGGACAGGCAAAGACATGTCTGCGCTCGATTCGACAGCCTATCCCCTGGCGACGCAGTTTCCTGCGATTGCAGAGCCCCAGTGCGCACTAGCAACCCGGCCGGAGGTAGCGCGCCGAGTAGAAGTGCAGAGGCTGAATGGCGTAGACGCGGCTCTGGCGTTGATTGCAGAGACAGTGGCGCAAGGTCAATGTGTTTGCTGGATCCGCAACACGGTGGATGACGCTCGGTGGGCCCGTCAACAGGTGCGCAATATCTTGGCAAGCGATGAAGTCGTTCAGTTATTCCACAGCCGCTATGTCATGTTGGATCGGCAGAATATTGAAGCGGATGTGCTGGCCCGCTTTGGTAAGCATAGCGACGGCGCAAAACGAAAGGGACGGGTGCTAGTCAGTACGCAAGTAGTGGAGCAGAGCCTTGATCTTGATTTCGATGTACTGATCTCCGATCTGGCGCCAATAGACCTGTTACTTCAGCGCGCTGGTCGCCTGCATCGCCATCGTCGGGACGCCCAAGGTAATCCCGTTGATTCGCCGGGCGAAGCGGATCAGCGCCCACCCGCTGTATTTTACGTTCATTCCCCTGATCCACAGGACGATGCCGATGAGAATTGGCTGGACGGCCAGAAGGGGACCCTGGCGGTATATCGTGATCTCGGCCAGCTCTGGCGTTCGGCCAAGGTCTTGTTTTCCAGAGGTGGATATCGGATGCCGGAAGATGCCCGGGAACTGATTGAGTCAGTGTATTCATCGGCAACCTCGCTAATCACTCCAGAAGCCATCGAGGAAGCCTCCTTCTCTGCGGATGGCGACCGCCGGGCCGCGGCCAGTATGGCGGGTTTCAATATGCTGGATATGAGTAAAGGCTATACCCGGAAAAGCAATGACGCGGGTTGGGGGGAGGAGGTTAATGTACCGACCCGGCTAAGTGACGCGTCAGTGAGTGTGGTGCTGGTGAAACCGGATGGGGAGGGCAGTTGGCGAGCCTATGCGGAACACCCGCACTACCCCTGGGATTTAAGCACGGTGAGTATGAGGGAAAACCTCTGGCGGCAGGCGGAAAAGGCACTGTCGTCAGAGCTGATAAAGCAAATGGCTGACTTGCAGGAAAATCATAACGCTTTGAAATGGAAGAGACTGTTTCCGTTGGCGGGGGTATTGGATAGCTACTACGACCAAGAGGTAGGGTGGTTGGGAGGCCCCGCCGAAGCGGGGAACGGGCAATAA
- the casA gene encoding type I-E CRISPR-associated protein Cse1/CasA: MNLLSSQWIPAIRRDGSQCKIAPWQIAETDNPVVELCAPRADFQGALYQFLIGLLQTCVAPEDIVEWEERYVEPMSSRYLQEAFGAWKDAFALDAEVGSPAFLQDLTLEDGEEKGIAGLLIDAPGGKTLKDNLDFFIKGGLVNALCPSCTALALFTLQTNAPSGGVGHRVGLRGGGPLTTLLRPVGDSSLWQKLWLNVLDQEQGLKTSAESMDASILPWLALTRLSDKSGKATLPDDTHPLQMYWGMPRRIRLCPASQSGECDLCGEQDLPLYSRYRTRNYGVNYEGPWLHPLTPYRFDLKKENEPLSLKGQKGGLGYRHWLGFMFHDDGNGDRASIIVQDFFNNKSRELDSEKQLSLWCFGYDMDNMKARCWYEHILPVFHLEPEQIVNVQAWIQTLLTSAKDSAPLLRKYVKEGWYRRPEDATGDVGFIDTEFWQATENDFYRLLGQMAALPVGADRVPPEIYGDWRSVLYKSVLELFDHFTLQTSVEELDLKRIVNARDALVKKFNSMKSIKHLREKGQVAKEVANG; the protein is encoded by the coding sequence ATGAACCTATTGTCGTCTCAATGGATACCTGCCATCCGGCGGGATGGAAGCCAATGCAAAATTGCCCCTTGGCAAATAGCAGAAACTGACAACCCGGTTGTTGAGCTATGCGCACCTAGGGCGGATTTTCAGGGAGCACTCTACCAATTTTTGATTGGGCTGTTGCAAACCTGTGTTGCGCCGGAAGATATTGTCGAGTGGGAGGAACGTTATGTTGAACCTATGTCATCGAGGTATCTTCAGGAGGCGTTCGGCGCCTGGAAAGATGCATTTGCATTGGATGCCGAGGTGGGCAGCCCCGCTTTTCTCCAAGATCTCACTTTGGAGGATGGCGAAGAAAAGGGTATTGCTGGGCTGCTGATTGATGCGCCGGGGGGGAAGACCCTTAAAGACAATCTCGATTTTTTTATTAAGGGGGGCTTGGTCAATGCGCTGTGTCCGTCCTGTACTGCTTTGGCTTTATTTACCCTGCAAACCAATGCGCCTTCTGGTGGCGTGGGGCATCGTGTTGGTTTGCGTGGCGGCGGTCCCCTTACCACGCTCTTGCGACCTGTGGGTGATAGCAGTCTGTGGCAAAAGCTCTGGCTCAATGTATTGGATCAGGAGCAGGGGCTGAAGACGTCGGCAGAGTCTATGGATGCGTCGATACTGCCTTGGCTGGCGCTAACCAGATTATCTGACAAAAGTGGTAAGGCAACGTTGCCAGATGATACCCATCCGCTGCAAATGTATTGGGGAATGCCCCGACGTATCAGACTTTGCCCCGCAAGCCAGTCAGGTGAGTGCGATCTGTGCGGTGAGCAGGATTTGCCGCTCTATTCCCGCTATCGAACCCGTAACTATGGTGTCAATTACGAAGGCCCTTGGCTTCATCCGCTTACGCCGTACCGCTTTGATCTCAAGAAAGAAAACGAACCCCTGTCGTTAAAAGGTCAGAAAGGCGGCCTTGGTTATCGGCACTGGTTGGGCTTCATGTTTCACGACGATGGCAATGGTGACCGCGCATCGATCATTGTTCAGGATTTTTTTAACAATAAATCGCGGGAGCTGGATAGTGAGAAACAGCTAAGCCTGTGGTGCTTTGGCTATGACATGGACAACATGAAAGCGCGTTGCTGGTACGAACATATTTTGCCAGTCTTTCATTTGGAGCCTGAACAAATCGTCAATGTGCAGGCATGGATACAGACGTTACTTACCAGCGCTAAAGATAGCGCGCCCTTGCTTAGAAAATACGTTAAAGAGGGTTGGTATCGGCGACCTGAAGATGCGACAGGCGATGTGGGCTTTATCGACACAGAATTCTGGCAGGCCACTGAAAATGACTTTTACCGATTGCTGGGGCAGATGGCGGCTTTGCCGGTGGGTGCTGATCGTGTACCACCAGAAATCTATGGCGACTGGCGGTCAGTCCTTTATAAGTCCGTTCTTGAACTGTTCGATCACTTCACTCTGCAAACCTCGGTGGAAGAGCTGGATTTGAAGCGAATTGTTAATGCCCGCGATGCACTGGTTAAAAAATTTAATTCAATGAAATCGATTAAACACCTGAGGGAAAAAGGCCAAGTTGCCAAGGAGGTTGCCAATGGCTGA
- a CDS encoding helix-turn-helix transcriptional regulator, translated as MDKFDRFQLLHRQFCSHRRPIALGKLADALECSERTVRRTIDQMKDYLGAPIDYFPEHKGWHYLDWHCSDGERVLFELPGLWLTGGELQSLALLLQLLGTFGSGLLNDELAVIEHNINRLLAARGISRSDFDQHVKVLPHANRYLANPVFVGVCEALLKRHKITIRYSSYNNKASHRDISPQTLVYYRENWYLDAWCHLRQDLRTFSLARIERLVPQKARAREVAPTQLKTHFAQGYGIFAGAADNRAVLRFLPVVAKEIALQQWHPAQQGRWEGDDYLLTLPYSDDRELIQDILRHIPNVVVEAPTALRSAVLARLQQGIQLYNQEV; from the coding sequence GTGGATAAATTTGATCGATTCCAATTGCTGCATCGCCAGTTTTGTAGCCACCGGCGCCCCATTGCTCTGGGCAAACTCGCGGATGCTCTGGAATGCTCCGAAAGAACGGTCAGGCGCACCATCGACCAGATGAAGGACTACCTCGGCGCGCCCATTGATTACTTTCCCGAACACAAAGGCTGGCACTATTTGGATTGGCACTGTAGCGACGGTGAGCGGGTGCTGTTTGAACTGCCCGGTTTATGGCTGACCGGCGGCGAACTGCAGTCCCTTGCGCTGCTGCTGCAACTACTGGGCACGTTTGGTAGCGGTCTGCTCAACGATGAACTGGCTGTGATTGAGCACAACATCAACCGCCTGCTTGCGGCCCGAGGGATCAGTCGTAGTGACTTCGATCAGCATGTTAAAGTGCTGCCCCATGCCAACCGCTATCTCGCCAACCCGGTGTTTGTTGGGGTGTGCGAGGCATTGCTCAAACGTCATAAGATAACGATTCGCTATTCGTCCTATAACAATAAAGCGAGTCATCGTGATATTAGCCCCCAAACCCTCGTTTATTACCGCGAGAACTGGTACCTGGACGCCTGGTGCCACCTGCGTCAGGACCTGCGTACCTTTTCGTTGGCGCGGATTGAGCGCCTGGTACCACAAAAGGCGCGGGCCAGGGAGGTGGCGCCTACCCAGCTTAAGACCCACTTTGCCCAGGGCTATGGCATCTTTGCAGGTGCGGCTGACAATCGGGCTGTGTTGCGCTTTCTTCCTGTGGTCGCTAAAGAGATCGCCTTGCAGCAATGGCACCCCGCGCAGCAGGGGCGCTGGGAAGGTGATGATTATCTTCTCACCCTGCCTTACAGCGATGACCGAGAGCTGATCCAAGATATTCTCCGCCATATCCCCAATGTGGTTGTAGAGGCGCCCACCGCATTGCGCAGTGCGGTGTTGGCGCGCCTGCAACAGGGCATTCAGTTGTATAACCAAGAGGTTTGA
- a CDS encoding glutathione peroxidase, giving the protein MIRKLCFFLSLAVPAVAAQADWQCPNSLNTTRPTLEAGELNLCDTVKNAKAVLVVNTASMCGFTPQFEGLEALYQEYKDQGLVVLGVPTADFGGQEYDDAAKTSKVCHANYGVTFPMFRKACIRCDEPDPLLALVSEASGTKPKWNFYKYVLNPATGETESFSSMTKPSSDSLKKSIEGALSGQSTAGQ; this is encoded by the coding sequence ATGATTCGCAAACTGTGTTTTTTTCTGAGCCTGGCAGTTCCCGCCGTGGCCGCTCAGGCCGACTGGCAATGCCCCAACAGCCTCAACACCACGCGCCCCACCCTTGAAGCCGGTGAGCTTAACCTGTGCGACACGGTGAAAAATGCCAAAGCGGTGTTAGTGGTCAACACCGCCAGCATGTGCGGCTTCACCCCGCAATTTGAAGGCCTCGAAGCACTTTACCAGGAGTACAAAGACCAGGGGCTGGTGGTGCTCGGTGTGCCCACCGCAGATTTTGGCGGACAGGAATATGACGATGCGGCCAAGACCTCAAAAGTCTGTCATGCAAATTATGGGGTGACCTTCCCCATGTTCCGCAAGGCCTGCATTCGTTGCGATGAACCCGACCCGCTGCTGGCCTTGGTCAGCGAGGCCAGCGGCACCAAACCGAAGTGGAACTTCTACAAATACGTGCTCAACCCGGCCACCGGCGAGACCGAAAGCTTTTCCTCAATGACCAAGCCCTCATCGGACTCGCTGAAAAAATCCATTGAAGGGGCCTTGAGTGGGCAATCAACGGCTGGGCAATAA
- the cas7e gene encoding type I-E CRISPR-associated protein Cas7/Cse4/CasC yields MSRFIQIHLLTAYPPANLNRDDQGRPKTAKMGGVDRLRVSSQSLKRHWRTSELFGQAVSGHLGTRTKRLGLGIYDRLTEAGIKDKNALTWAATIAGEFGKNKKADKNDPLNELEIEQLVHIGPDEQAQIDQLVATLIEEQRAPEKGELDLLRETTSAVDIALFGRMLASKPAYNIEAACQVAHAISVHPVVIEDDYFTAVDDLNDGREDAGSSHIGETGFAAGLFYSYLCINREQLIENLNGDAALANRAIAALIETAIKVPPSGKQNSFAHQGYASYVLAEAGNQQPRSLSVSFLKPVEVRGLIDKDYLTQAVDAIRQQYQGFDQVYGPCADRRYEICVGERLGAMGELLDFVGGAE; encoded by the coding sequence ATGAGCCGCTTTATCCAGATACATCTACTTACTGCATATCCTCCCGCCAATTTGAATCGTGACGATCAGGGGCGTCCAAAAACCGCCAAAATGGGTGGCGTTGATCGTTTGCGTGTTTCTTCTCAAAGTTTGAAGCGCCATTGGCGTACCTCCGAATTGTTTGGGCAAGCGGTGTCTGGCCACTTGGGTACGCGTACCAAGCGACTGGGACTGGGAATTTATGATCGTCTGACTGAGGCAGGCATAAAGGATAAAAATGCGTTGACCTGGGCAGCCACCATCGCTGGAGAGTTTGGTAAGAATAAAAAGGCGGATAAGAATGATCCACTTAATGAATTGGAAATTGAACAATTAGTCCATATCGGGCCGGATGAACAGGCCCAAATAGATCAGCTGGTCGCAACACTTATTGAGGAGCAGCGCGCGCCGGAAAAAGGCGAATTGGACTTGCTGCGCGAGACTACCTCTGCGGTGGATATTGCCCTGTTCGGTCGCATGCTGGCGTCAAAGCCAGCATACAACATTGAGGCGGCCTGCCAAGTTGCCCATGCCATTAGTGTGCATCCGGTTGTGATAGAAGATGACTACTTTACCGCTGTTGATGATCTGAATGACGGTCGGGAAGATGCGGGTTCATCGCATATTGGTGAAACAGGCTTTGCCGCGGGCTTGTTTTATTCCTACCTGTGTATCAATCGTGAACAACTTATTGAAAACCTGAATGGGGATGCCGCGTTGGCTAACCGCGCGATCGCGGCATTGATAGAAACGGCGATTAAAGTGCCACCCTCAGGGAAGCAAAACAGCTTTGCCCATCAGGGCTACGCGAGTTATGTGCTGGCTGAGGCGGGCAATCAGCAACCGCGATCCCTTTCGGTTTCTTTCCTTAAGCCGGTGGAGGTTCGCGGCTTGATTGATAAGGATTATCTTACCCAGGCTGTAGATGCCATTCGCCAGCAGTATCAGGGCTTTGACCAGGTGTATGGCCCTTGCGCTGATCGCCGATATGAAATTTGTGTTGGTGAGCGCCTCGGTGCCATGGGCGAGCTGCTGGACTTTGTGGGTGGAGCCGAATAG
- the casB gene encoding type I-E CRISPR-associated protein Cse2/CasB: MAETMEAKKHFYYLHGAAPDRLLAWWSSLDENRGLRARLRRVERPDDALLTEAFFNFLEYVPPRWAETEHLYASALVACALAQVRHNQPGRSFAAQLGGGEDVAVMSDLRFRQLIKSRTPEEFFRRLIRAIRMLNGGVNILSLVEGILRWYDEYQTGPDRNPVNRLSVLWAKDYYLPSNSSTTSKGTE; the protein is encoded by the coding sequence ATGGCTGAAACAATGGAGGCGAAAAAACACTTTTACTACCTTCACGGCGCGGCGCCTGATCGCTTGCTCGCTTGGTGGTCGTCGCTGGATGAAAATCGTGGTTTGCGCGCTCGCTTGCGCCGGGTGGAGCGCCCGGATGATGCTTTGTTGACGGAGGCTTTCTTTAATTTTCTGGAGTATGTTCCGCCGCGCTGGGCTGAAACAGAACATCTTTACGCGAGTGCGTTGGTTGCCTGTGCCTTGGCTCAAGTAAGGCATAACCAACCTGGGAGAAGTTTTGCTGCTCAATTAGGCGGCGGTGAAGACGTTGCTGTAATGAGTGATCTCCGTTTTCGGCAGCTGATTAAAAGCCGTACCCCTGAGGAATTCTTTCGCAGGCTGATTCGGGCCATTCGTATGCTCAATGGTGGTGTCAATATTCTTTCCCTTGTTGAGGGCATTCTGCGTTGGTACGACGAATATCAAACAGGTCCCGATCGCAATCCGGTAAACCGGCTCAGTGTGCTATGGGCCAAGGATTATTACCTTCCATCTAACTCATCTACTACTTCAAAAGGAACTGAATAA